GGCCACCAAGTGGGCGGTGACCGGACTCGGCTACAACCTGCGCGAGGAGTTGCGTGGCAGCGGCATTCGCGTGACCCTGATCGAGCCCGGCATGGTCGACACGCCCTTCTTCGACGAGCCCCCCGAGCATGCCCTGCACGACAGGGACATCGCCGAGGCGGTCCTCTACGCGGTCGGCCAGCCCGAGCACGTGGACGTCAACGAGATCCTGGTGCGCCCCACGCCGCCCCGGCTCGATGACTGACGCCACCTTTCCCCCATGACGACAGGAGCCACGCCATGACGATCGCCATCGGTGACCGCCTTCCCGACATCACCATCAAGACCAACGGTCCCGAGGGACCGAAGGATCTTTCCACCGGCGACTTCTTCGCCGGCCGCCGGGTGGTGCTGTTCGCCGTCCCCGGCGCCTTCACCCCGGGCTGTTCCAACACCCACATGCCGGGCTTCGTGGTCCGCGCCGACGATATCCTCGACGCCGGTGCCGATGCCATCGGTTGCCTGGCAGTGAACGACGCCTTCGTGATGGACGCCTGGCAGAAGGACCAGAACGCCGGGCGCTTCACCATGCTGGCCGACGGCAACGCCGAGTTCACCCGGGCCCTGGGCCTGGAGATGGATGCCAGTGCCGGCGGCATGGGCACCCGCAGCAAGCGCTTCGCGCTGATTGCCGACGATGTCGTGGTCGAGTACCTCGGCGTCGACACCCAGAAGGGGGTGATCGAGGCCAGCAGCGCCGACACCGTCCTCGCCCGGCTCAAGGACTGACCCGAGGCCGTGGCCCGCACCGAGGAGACGACCATGCACGATGCCATGACCCTGCGCGGCAGCTGCCTGTGTGGCGCCGTGACCCTGGCGGTGGAGGCCGCCCGGCAGAACATCGGCGCCTGCCACTGCCGGATGTGTCGCACCTGGGGCGGCGGCCCGCTGCTGGCCCTGGAATCGGTCTCCCGCGTCGAGATCGAGGGCGAGAACAGCGTGAGCGTGTTCGCCTCCTCGGACTGGGCCGAACGCGCCTTCTGCCGCCACTGCGGCACCCACCTCTTCTATCGCCTGAGAACCGGCGAGCACTATGCCGTGCCGGCGGGGCTGGTCGATGACGGGGAAGCCTGGACCTTCGATACCCAGATCTTCATCGACGAGAAGCCGCCCTGGTACCACTTCGCCAACGCCACCCGCGACCTGACCGGACGCGAGGTCTTCGAGGCGTTCGAGGCGCGCAAGGACTGAGCGGCCCCGGGACCACGCGATCTCGGCGGTCCCGGGACCGAACGCCCCCTCCCGCCGACGCCCCCTTGCCCCGGTCACGCCGGGGACAGGGGGGCGTGCCGCATCCGCCGCGCGACACGCCCTGGCCGAAACGGGTGACGCCCGCCTTCCCGGCTGGCTATATTAAGAAAGCATGAATGAGCGAAAGCGACCGACGTCGAGGACGCCCCCGATCACAGGCAAGGAGATCCCTGATGCGACACCTATTCCCCCTGGCCTGCCTGGCCGCTGGCCTGATGGCGGGCGCGGCCGGCGTCCAGGCACAGACCGAGCCCTCGCCCGGCGACGAGCAGGTCACTACCCAGTCGGGGCCACGCGTGGTCGGTGAGGTCTTCGAGTATGCCACCGGCGGCACCACCTATGAGGGCTACCTGGCGCGCAATGCCAGCATCGACCAGCCGCAACCGGCGGTGCTGGTGGTGCACGAATGGTGGGGGCTGGACAGCTATGTCCGCACCCGCGCCGATCAGCTGGCGGCGCTGGGCTTCGTGGCCCTGGCGGTAGACATGTACGGCGACGGCCGGCTGGCCGCCCATCCCGCCGAGGCCCAGGAGTTCTCCAGCCGGGTGATGCAGGACTGGCCGGCGGCCCGCGCCAGGCTCGAGGCGGCGATGGCCAGGCTGGGCGAGCACCCGGCGGTGGCCGATGGCGGCATGGCGGCGATCGGCTACTGTTTCGGCGGCAGCGTGGTGATGAACATGGCGCTGTCCGGCATGCCCCTCGAGGCCGCCATCAGCTTTCACGGGGTCCCGACGGTGGCGGTGAAGATGCCCCAGGCCTTCGAGGGCAGCGTGCGCATCCACAACGGCGCCGAGGACGGCTTCGTCGCCCGCGACGACCTGGTGGCGATGGCCCAGGCCCTCAAGGCCCAGGGTGCCGACGTCGAGGTGACGAACTACCCCCTGGCCAGGCACGGCTTCACGAACCCCGAGGCCGATGCGTTCGCCGCGCAGCACGACCTGCCGCTGGCCTATGATGCCGCCGCCGATGCCGCCTCCTGGCAGGCGGCGCTGCTGACCCTGGACGCCGCCCTCAACGACAACGACTGACCGGACGAGGCCCCATCGGGCGTTCCCTCCGGAAATCGCGGAAATCGGGGACGGGTACGTATTTCCGTCCCGCACAGCCAACCGCAGGTCGAGATGTCGCCGGCGACGTCAGGCGGCATCGACCCCGAGATGATCGACGGGGAAATCGGGGACGGGTACGTATTTCCGCGTATTTCCGCCCCACCCAGCCAGCCGCAGGTCGAGATGTCGCCGGCGACGTCAGGCGGCATCGACCCCGAGATGATCGATGATCCAATTGGATTCCTCGAACCGACGCATGGCGTGTTCGGGAGTCCAGCGCTGCTCATCGAGCGTTTCCGGGTCCCATTCGCTGCGCTCTGCGCCGAAGAAGTCGCCTCCGTAGATATGGATCGCCGCGGTCAAACGGGGAATCGGGTTGATCACCGAATGAATGATGTCGTGCTTCAGCGGCGCGGCGTCGCCGGCGGCCAGTGCCTTGGCGCCCACTGCCTCGATGTTCCCGTTGCTGCCTGAAACCCGCCGCCAGAAAATATTGTCCTCGCGACCGGTATAGATGCCGATCACCGCCCACATTCGATGGTCGTGTGGCATGAGCGTCATGTAAGGCGCCCACACCATGTTGATGATGGTCAGCTCCTCCGAGCGATAGAGCGGGTAGAGCCCGCCGCGTGTCGGTTCCCCGAGTGCCTGGAGAATGGCGGCCGGATCGGAAACCGCTCTCGCGACCACTTCGCGCACCCGCCGGGGGGATTCGTCGGCGGCAAGCGCGCTGCGACAATCGGCGATGAACTGTTCGGTGTCAAACATGATGGGTACCCTCCTCTACCGTGCGCCTCGACCGCCAACCCTGGTGTTGCCGCGAGAGAGATTCGGGAACCCACGGTGTCCCGGACAGTCGTGACGCTCGTGGAACTACGGGCGACGAAGTGAGAGATCCCGTGACTTCACCATCGGCCACCTGGAGTGATACTTCCAATGCATTTATTGTTTTAAAAATGATGCAATTTTCATATCAAGCATGAACCTTCGCCACCTGAGTACCGGCGTCGCCGTGGCCGACGCCTTCAACGGCAGCGACTGACCGGACGCGCCAGGCATCACGCGCGGGCTTCCTCCCTCAGGGTTGACGGGCCTCTGACGGCGCCATGGCCGCCGGGCTGGTCTCGACCTTACTCACCACGCTGCCCACCACGATCAGGCAGGGCGACGGCAGCGGGTGGGCGGCGAGCTTGTCCGGCATGTCGGCCAGGGTGCCGGTGAGCGCCGCCTGGTCGGACAGGCTGGCGTTGGCCACCAGCATGATCGGCCAGTCGTCGGGCAACCCGGCACCGCGCAGGCCGGCGCAGATGGCCGCGACCTTGGCCAGGCCCATGTAGAACACCACGGTCTCGTCGCGGCGGGCGAGCGCGGCCCAGTCCGGGGCGCCGCCCTCACGGCACAACTGGGCGGTGACAAAGCGCAGCTGCTGGGCGTGGCCACGGTCGGTCAGCGGGATGCCCATGCCGGCGCAGGCCGCCGAGGCGGCAGTGATGCCGGGCACGATGTGCGCCGGCACGCCGGCCTCGGCCAGCGCGGCGAGCTCCTCGCCCATGCGCCCGAACACCCCCGGGTCACCGCCCTTGAGGCGCACCACCGCCTTGCCCTGCCGTGCCAGGTCGACCAGCAGCGTGCCGATCTCGGCCTGGGGCACGCTGTGATGGCCCCGCGCCTTGCCCACGTAATAGCGTTCGCGACCGGCGGGCACCAGGGACAGCACCTCATCGCCCACCAGGCGGTCGTAGACCACCGCGTCGGCCTGCTGCAGCAGCCGGGCCGCCTTGAGGGTCAGCAGCTCGACATCGCCGCTGCCGGCGCCGACCAGGTAGACGCTGCCCGGGCGGCAGCCCCCCTGCCGGGAGAGTCCCGGGACCTCGGGTGCGCCTCGCGGTACCCACGGGGCGGCCCGCCACCGCGAGGCGTCCCGGCCCAGCCGCACCAGCGCGCCGGCGACGCGCCCCACGACGTCAGACCACTTGGACGGCTTCAGGCTTCTGCTCGGAGCGCGCATGGGCCCCCTCCTCTTCGATCAGGGATTTCAGTTCGGGGATACAGCTGCCGCACTGGGTGCCGCAGGCGAGTCGCGCGCCCAGCGCCTCGACGCTGGCATCGCCCGCGCGGATGGCGGCGACGATGGCGGCCTGGCCCACTTGGTGGCAGCTGCAGACCAGCGGGCCGTTGGCGGCGGCACCGTCATCGCAGCCGGCCAGCAGCCGACGGCGACGCCCGTCCCCCAGGGGTAGGCCCTCGGCCGCCTCGGCGAAGCGTGCGTCGAGCCAGGCCAGGCCCGGCAGCTCGGCGGGCGGCCCCACCATCAGCCACCAGCGCAAGCGGCCGTCCTCGAGGCCGGCCGCCCGCCAGCGGCCGGTGGCGGGATCGTCACACCACAGCGAGGCCGGCACCGGCAGGATCTCGGTGAGGCGTCCCAGGCCCGTCTCGCCCTCGCCCCAGGCCAGCTGCCAGCGGTCGGCATGGGCCAGCGGGATCCGCGTCCAGTAGTCGGCGCTCTGCCGCACGGTCCCGGCGACCTCGAGATCCCCCGCGACCACCAGGGTGGCCTCGCAGGCCGTGGCCAGCGGCGTCACCGCCACGGCGCCGTGCTTGGCCTCGGGCTGGCCGGAGAGCGGATCGACATGGGCCGCGAGCAGGCTGCCGGCCAGGGCCCGGGCCGAGAAGCGATCGGTCCAGTGGATGGGCACGAACACCTCGCCGCGTCGCTGGCCGCGCGACAGCCTGACCCGACCACGGTACTCGCCGGTGGCGCTGGTCAGGCGCGCCAGTTGCTGGTCGCCGAGCCCGAGCGCCTGGGCATCCTCCGGGGCGATCTCGATGAAGGGTTCGGCCCGGTGGTTCATCAGCCGGGCCGCGCGGCCGGTGCGGGTCATGGTGTGCCACTGGTCGCGCACGCGCCCGGTGTTGAGCCGCAGCGAATGGGTCGCGTCGAGCGCCTGGATGGGCCCCCGAGGGCGCACCGGAAAGAGCCTGGCGCGCCCGTCGGCGGTGGCGAAGCGACCCTCCTCGAACAGCCGGGCGGTGCCATGGGGGGCGGCGGCGGTCACCGGCCACTGGATCGGCGCCAGGGCGTCGTAGCCCTCGCGATCCAGCTCGGCCAGCGCCGAGATATCGAACATCCGGGCACGATGGCCCGGGTGGTCGGGCGCGTTCTCGAAGCCGGAGAGCCGGGCGTGCTCGGCGAAGATCTCGCCGGGATGGGCATAGGCGAAGGCCTCGCCATAGCCCAGCCGCCGCGCGACCTCGCCGATGATCCACCAGTCGTGACGCGCCTCCCCGGGCGGGGGCAGCAGCCCCCGCTGGCGGGAGATGCGCCGCTCGGAGTTGGTCACGGTACCGTCCTTCTCGGACCAGGACGTGGCCGGCAGCACGATATCGGCATAGGGCAGCAGGTCGGTGTCGGCCATGCACTCGGAGACGATCACCAGCGGGCATCTGGCCAGGGCCGCCCGTACCCGGTCGGCATCGGGCAGGCTGACCACGGGGTTGGTGGCCATGATCCACAGGGCCTGGATCTCGCCGCGTTCGATGGCCTCGAACAGCGCCACCGCCTTGTGACCGGGTCCCTCGGGCAGGCTCGGCTCCAGCGTGTCGGTGGCCCAGAAGCGGCGCACCCGATCGAGGGCGCCGGGACTGTCATAGTCCATGTGGGCGGCCAGTTGGTTGGCCAGACCGCCCACCTCGCGGCCCCCCATGGCGTTGGGCTGGCCGGTGATGGAGAAGGGACCGGCACCGGGCAGGCCGAGCTTGCCGCCGGCCAGGTGGCAGTTGATGATGGCGTGGCACTTGTCGGTGCCGCTGGACGACTGGTTGATGCCCTGGGAGTAGAGGGTCACCACGTGCAGCTGGCTGGCAAACCAGTAGAAGAAGGTCTCCAGGCGTTCCGGGTCGACATCGCAGTCGGCGGCGATGGCCTCAACGGAGCCGTCGTCCTCGCGGGCCGCGGCCAGCGCCGCATCCAGCCCGGTGGTGTGCTGTTCCAGGTAGACCCGGTCGAGCTTGCCCTTGGCGGCCATCCAGGCCAGCAGGCCGTTGAACAGGCGGGCGTCGCTGCCGGGCCTGAGCCCCAGGTAGAGGTCGGCGATCTCGCAGCTGTCGGTGACCCGCGGGTCGATCACCACCACCCGCATCAGCGGGTTGCGGGTCTTGGCGGTGCGCAGGCGCTGGTAGAGCACCGGATGGTTCCAGGCCAGGTTGGAGCCCACCAGCACCACCAGCTCGGCCTCCTCCAGGTCCTCGTAGCTGCAGGGCACGGCGTCGGCGCCCAGCGAACGCTTGTAGGCGGCCACGGCCGAGGCCATGCACAGCCGCGAGTTGGTATCCAGGTGCGGCGTACCGAGAAAGCCCTTGAACAGCTTGTTGGCGACGTAATAGTCCTCGGTGAGCAGCTGCCCGGACAGGTAGCCGGCCACCGCCGGGTCGCCGGCAGCCTCGCGGGTCGCCTGGAGCCGTTCGGCCACGGCGTCGAGCGCGGTGTTCCAGTCGACCTCGACACCGTCGACCCGGGGGCGCGTCAGACGCCCCTGCGCGCCCAGGGTCTCGGCGAGCGCCGAGCCCTTGACGCACAGGCGGCCGAAGTTGGCCGGATGCGTGGCGTCGCCCTCGACGCCGACCATGCGGTCGCCGTCGATGTCGGCCAGCACGCCGCAGCCGACACCGCAGTAGGGGCAAGTGGTTCGCGCCTGATGCATAACGCCCTCCTCGATCGTGGG
The Halomonas sp. M4R1S46 DNA segment above includes these coding regions:
- a CDS encoding peroxiredoxin; this encodes MTIAIGDRLPDITIKTNGPEGPKDLSTGDFFAGRRVVLFAVPGAFTPGCSNTHMPGFVVRADDILDAGADAIGCLAVNDAFVMDAWQKDQNAGRFTMLADGNAEFTRALGLEMDASAGGMGTRSKRFALIADDVVVEYLGVDTQKGVIEASSADTVLARLKD
- a CDS encoding GFA family protein, yielding MHDAMTLRGSCLCGAVTLAVEAARQNIGACHCRMCRTWGGGPLLALESVSRVEIEGENSVSVFASSDWAERAFCRHCGTHLFYRLRTGEHYAVPAGLVDDGEAWTFDTQIFIDEKPPWYHFANATRDLTGREVFEAFEARKD
- a CDS encoding dienelactone hydrolase family protein, with amino-acid sequence MRHLFPLACLAAGLMAGAAGVQAQTEPSPGDEQVTTQSGPRVVGEVFEYATGGTTYEGYLARNASIDQPQPAVLVVHEWWGLDSYVRTRADQLAALGFVALAVDMYGDGRLAAHPAEAQEFSSRVMQDWPAARARLEAAMARLGEHPAVADGGMAAIGYCFGGSVVMNMALSGMPLEAAISFHGVPTVAVKMPQAFEGSVRIHNGAEDGFVARDDLVAMAQALKAQGADVEVTNYPLARHGFTNPEADAFAAQHDLPLAYDAAADAASWQAALLTLDAALNDND
- the cobA gene encoding uroporphyrinogen-III C-methyltransferase, with protein sequence MRAPSRSLKPSKWSDVVGRVAGALVRLGRDASRWRAAPWVPRGAPEVPGLSRQGGCRPGSVYLVGAGSGDVELLTLKAARLLQQADAVVYDRLVGDEVLSLVPAGRERYYVGKARGHHSVPQAEIGTLLVDLARQGKAVVRLKGGDPGVFGRMGEELAALAEAGVPAHIVPGITAASAACAGMGIPLTDRGHAQQLRFVTAQLCREGGAPDWAALARRDETVVFYMGLAKVAAICAGLRGAGLPDDWPIMLVANASLSDQAALTGTLADMPDKLAAHPLPSPCLIVVGSVVSKVETSPAAMAPSEARQP
- a CDS encoding nitrate reductase yields the protein MHQARTTCPYCGVGCGVLADIDGDRMVGVEGDATHPANFGRLCVKGSALAETLGAQGRLTRPRVDGVEVDWNTALDAVAERLQATREAAGDPAVAGYLSGQLLTEDYYVANKLFKGFLGTPHLDTNSRLCMASAVAAYKRSLGADAVPCSYEDLEEAELVVLVGSNLAWNHPVLYQRLRTAKTRNPLMRVVVIDPRVTDSCEIADLYLGLRPGSDARLFNGLLAWMAAKGKLDRVYLEQHTTGLDAALAAAREDDGSVEAIAADCDVDPERLETFFYWFASQLHVVTLYSQGINQSSSGTDKCHAIINCHLAGGKLGLPGAGPFSITGQPNAMGGREVGGLANQLAAHMDYDSPGALDRVRRFWATDTLEPSLPEGPGHKAVALFEAIERGEIQALWIMATNPVVSLPDADRVRAALARCPLVIVSECMADTDLLPYADIVLPATSWSEKDGTVTNSERRISRQRGLLPPPGEARHDWWIIGEVARRLGYGEAFAYAHPGEIFAEHARLSGFENAPDHPGHRARMFDISALAELDREGYDALAPIQWPVTAAAPHGTARLFEEGRFATADGRARLFPVRPRGPIQALDATHSLRLNTGRVRDQWHTMTRTGRAARLMNHRAEPFIEIAPEDAQALGLGDQQLARLTSATGEYRGRVRLSRGQRRGEVFVPIHWTDRFSARALAGSLLAAHVDPLSGQPEAKHGAVAVTPLATACEATLVVAGDLEVAGTVRQSADYWTRIPLAHADRWQLAWGEGETGLGRLTEILPVPASLWCDDPATGRWRAAGLEDGRLRWWLMVGPPAELPGLAWLDARFAEAAEGLPLGDGRRRRLLAGCDDGAAANGPLVCSCHQVGQAAIVAAIRAGDASVEALGARLACGTQCGSCIPELKSLIEEEGAHARSEQKPEAVQVV